The following are encoded together in the Nocardioides sp. Arc9.136 genome:
- a CDS encoding CoA ester lyase, with protein sequence MSESTFTPLRSVLYMPSSNERALEKAKSIACDALILDLEDAVAPDAKDAARESACAAAASGEYGRRTVTIRANGIGTQWHDADLAAIAQAGPDAVVVPKVGSAEEVHQLVAALEKAGAPDHTKLWAMIETPVAVLDALAIARASERLTAFVIGTNDLVKELYAEHVPGRAPILPSLHTALLAARAAGIAVLDGVYNDVKDTDGFLAECRQGREMGFDGKTLIHPGQVEGANTAFAPSEQAVEDARGLVQAWEDARSAAGGGAGVVTYNGRMVENLHVDSARRTLAIHEAVLALG encoded by the coding sequence ATGAGCGAGTCCACCTTCACGCCCCTGCGCAGCGTCCTCTACATGCCCAGCTCCAACGAGCGGGCGCTGGAGAAGGCCAAGTCGATCGCCTGCGACGCGCTCATCCTCGACCTCGAGGACGCCGTCGCGCCCGACGCCAAGGACGCCGCCCGCGAGTCGGCCTGCGCCGCGGCCGCGAGCGGCGAGTACGGCCGCCGTACCGTCACCATCCGCGCCAACGGCATCGGCACCCAGTGGCACGACGCCGACCTCGCCGCGATCGCCCAGGCCGGCCCCGACGCGGTCGTCGTGCCCAAGGTCGGCAGCGCCGAGGAGGTCCACCAGCTCGTCGCCGCGCTGGAGAAGGCCGGCGCGCCCGACCACACCAAGCTCTGGGCGATGATCGAGACCCCCGTCGCCGTCCTCGACGCGCTCGCCATCGCCCGCGCCAGCGAGCGGCTCACGGCGTTCGTGATCGGCACCAACGACCTCGTCAAGGAGCTGTACGCCGAGCACGTCCCCGGCCGCGCCCCGATCCTGCCGTCGCTGCACACGGCCCTGCTCGCGGCCCGCGCCGCCGGCATCGCGGTCCTCGACGGCGTCTACAACGACGTGAAGGACACCGACGGGTTCCTCGCCGAGTGCCGCCAGGGCCGCGAGATGGGCTTCGACGGCAAGACCCTCATCCACCCCGGCCAGGTCGAGGGCGCCAACACCGCCTTCGCCCCTTCCGAGCAGGCCGTCGAGGACGCCCGCGGCCTCGTCCAGGCCTGGGAGGACGCCCGGTCGGCCGCGGGGGGCGGGGCGGGTGTCGTCACATACAACGGCCGGATGGTCGAGAACCTCCACGTCGACTCCGCCCGCCGCACCCTCGCCATCCACGAGGCGGTCCTGGCGCTGGGCTGA
- a CDS encoding MFS transporter: MPAGTAALRHRDFRLLVTGSATSGLGNAVTPVALAFAVLDLGGSATDLGLVVAAFALAEVVTALLGGVLGDRVSRRLLMEGSAAACALTQVVLALALLQGWATIPLIGAAGVLNGCLAALSQPSSQAMTRLTVPAEDLASAVALRPLVQTSAAMVGYTLGGVLVAAVGAGWAIGLDALTFALAALCYGRLRVEGGRGGSTTSMLADLGDGWREVVRHSWLWLLIGQALLYHLFYGGAQSVLGPIVVGDDFGRTAWGVALGTLMAGFVAGGLVCLWWRPRRTMLVGVPLLSLTAAFPLAMALSDRLEVVLLGAFLHGFGLQVFDVFWNLAIQENVPTDKLARVYSFDLVGSFVARPVGLALTGPVAAVVGLDAWLVVVAVVIAATSLGSLLSRDVRTLERGAPVPGPVPVAG, encoded by the coding sequence GTGCCCGCCGGAACCGCCGCCCTGCGCCACCGCGACTTCCGGCTGCTGGTGACCGGGTCCGCGACGAGCGGGCTGGGGAACGCCGTCACGCCGGTGGCGCTGGCGTTCGCCGTGCTGGACCTCGGCGGCTCGGCCACCGACCTCGGGCTGGTCGTGGCCGCCTTCGCGCTGGCGGAGGTGGTGACCGCGCTGCTGGGCGGCGTCCTCGGCGACCGGGTCTCGCGCCGGCTGCTGATGGAGGGGTCCGCGGCCGCGTGCGCCCTCACCCAGGTGGTGCTGGCCCTCGCGCTGCTGCAGGGCTGGGCGACCATCCCGCTCATCGGCGCCGCCGGGGTGCTCAACGGCTGCCTGGCCGCGCTGAGCCAGCCCTCCTCGCAGGCGATGACCCGCCTCACCGTGCCGGCCGAGGACCTCGCCTCGGCGGTCGCGCTCCGGCCGCTGGTGCAGACCTCGGCCGCGATGGTCGGCTACACCCTCGGCGGCGTCCTCGTCGCCGCCGTCGGCGCGGGCTGGGCGATCGGGCTCGACGCGCTGACCTTCGCCCTCGCCGCGCTCTGCTACGGCCGGCTGCGGGTCGAGGGCGGTCGCGGGGGCAGCACGACGTCGATGCTCGCCGACCTGGGCGACGGCTGGCGCGAGGTGGTCCGGCACTCCTGGCTCTGGCTGCTGATCGGCCAGGCGCTGCTCTACCACCTCTTCTACGGCGGCGCGCAGAGCGTGCTCGGCCCGATCGTGGTCGGCGACGACTTCGGCCGTACGGCGTGGGGCGTCGCGCTCGGCACCCTCATGGCCGGCTTCGTGGCCGGCGGCCTGGTCTGCCTGTGGTGGCGCCCCCGCCGCACGATGCTGGTCGGGGTGCCCCTGCTGAGCCTCACCGCCGCGTTCCCGCTGGCGATGGCGCTCTCGGACCGGCTGGAGGTCGTGCTGCTCGGCGCGTTCCTGCACGGGTTCGGCCTGCAGGTCTTCGACGTCTTCTGGAACCTCGCCATCCAGGAGAACGTGCCGACCGACAAGCTGGCCCGGGTCTACTCCTTCGACCTGGTCGGGTCGTTCGTGGCGCGCCCGGTCGGGCTCGCGCTGACCGGACCGGTCGCCGCGGTCGTCGGGCTCGACGCGTGGCTCGTCGTGGTCGCGGTGGTCATCGCGGCGACCTCGCTCGGCTCGCTGCTCTCGCGCGACGTACGCACCCTGGAGCGGGGAGCGCCGGTTCCGGGACCGGTGCCGGTCGCGGGCTGA
- a CDS encoding formimidoylglutamate deiminase, translated as MTAYLLERAWVDGTVRDDVLVEVVDGRFATVAPDAPGADAERVPGLALPGLANCHSHAFHRALRGRTQRGSGTFWTWREQMYDVAARLTPETYHRLARAVFREMLAGGVTTVGEFHYLHHRPDGTPYDDPNAMGHALAAAAEETGIRLVLLDTCYLSSGFGAPVTGAQVRCSDGSAAAWAQRVAALSGVRVGAAVHSVRAVPRTELAAFRGLAPLHVHLSEQPAENDDCRAAYGVTPTRLLHDEGLLGPGTTVVHATHLTDEDVALLGDTGTTACFCPTTERDLGDGIGPGRRLHEAGARLSLGSDSHAVVDLFEEMRALELDERLASRTRGHWPAADLLAAATRHDSLGVDDAGALSVGHRADLVVLDTGTVRTAGTGADEHTAVFAAGAEDVVATMVDGRWVARREDRPAIGRELAAAVEEVLA; from the coding sequence GTGACGGCGTACCTCCTCGAGCGGGCCTGGGTCGACGGGACCGTCCGCGACGACGTGCTGGTCGAGGTGGTCGACGGGCGGTTCGCGACCGTCGCGCCCGACGCCCCGGGGGCCGACGCGGAGCGGGTCCCCGGCCTGGCGCTGCCCGGCCTGGCGAACTGCCACAGCCACGCCTTCCACCGGGCGCTGCGCGGGCGCACGCAGCGGGGGAGCGGCACCTTCTGGACCTGGCGCGAGCAGATGTACGACGTGGCCGCGCGGCTCACGCCGGAGACCTACCACCGGCTCGCGCGGGCGGTGTTCCGGGAGATGCTCGCCGGCGGGGTGACGACCGTGGGCGAGTTCCACTACCTGCACCACCGCCCCGACGGGACGCCGTACGACGACCCGAACGCGATGGGCCACGCGCTGGCCGCCGCGGCCGAGGAGACCGGCATCCGGCTGGTGCTGCTGGACACCTGCTACCTCAGCTCGGGATTCGGGGCGCCGGTGACCGGCGCCCAGGTGCGCTGCTCCGACGGGTCGGCGGCCGCGTGGGCGCAGCGGGTGGCGGCGCTGAGCGGGGTGCGCGTCGGGGCGGCGGTGCACTCGGTGCGGGCCGTGCCCCGCACGGAGCTGGCCGCCTTCCGCGGGCTGGCGCCGCTCCACGTCCACCTCTCCGAGCAGCCGGCGGAGAACGACGACTGCCGCGCGGCGTACGGCGTGACCCCGACGCGGCTGCTCCACGACGAGGGCCTGCTCGGCCCCGGCACGACGGTCGTCCACGCCACCCACCTGACCGACGAGGACGTCGCGCTGCTCGGCGACACGGGCACCACCGCGTGCTTCTGCCCCACCACCGAGCGCGACCTCGGCGACGGCATCGGCCCCGGGCGCCGCCTGCACGAGGCCGGCGCGCGGCTGAGCCTGGGCTCGGACAGCCACGCGGTGGTCGACCTGTTCGAGGAGATGCGCGCCCTCGAGCTCGACGAGCGGCTCGCGAGCCGCACCCGCGGGCACTGGCCGGCCGCCGACCTGCTCGCCGCCGCCACCCGGCACGACAGCCTCGGGGTCGACGACGCCGGCGCCCTCTCCGTCGGTCACCGGGCCGACCTCGTCGTCCTCGACACCGGCACCGTCCGGACCGCCGGCACCGGCGCCGACGAGCACACGGCCGTCTTCGCCGCGGGCGCCGAGGACGTCGTCGCCACGATGGTCGACGGGCGCTGGGTGGCCCGCCGCGAGGACCGGCCGGCCATCGGCCGGGAGCTCGCCGCCGCGGTCGAGGAGGTGCTCGCGTGA
- a CDS encoding M20/M25/M40 family metallo-hydrolase, producing MTARETAGDDAGGDVDQHARAVAKLQALVRIPTVSHRDWSQVDTDAFDRLLAELERQFPLLHQRLELTRIPTHALLFRWPGASSERPVVLMAHLDVVPVEGTWQHPPFSGDVVDGSIWGRGTLDDKGCVAAICEAVETLLEDGFVPAQDVWLSFGCNEEVSGEAATLAVEELVRRGVRPWFVLDEGGAVASEAFPGVAAPIGVVGVTEKGVTSLELRVEGRGGHASTPARMGPTARIARAITRIDRSPMPASTPEPTIELFRRMAPHAPLPLRALMANAGRLGPVLTRALVAAGPEPAAMTRTTFAVTTLSGSPALNVVAATAKAGVNIRIMVGDSVAGVLEHVRKVVADDEVHIDVVEQNEPSPVSPRDEAFALIETTIGELFPDAVPAPYVMMAATDSRFFTRICDRVYRFAPFRMTKAQRESIHSYDEHLGVDAFLDGVRWYRRLVERLPR from the coding sequence GTGACAGCGAGGGAGACTGCGGGCGACGACGCGGGCGGGGACGTGGACCAGCACGCACGCGCCGTGGCGAAGCTGCAGGCACTGGTCCGGATCCCGACGGTGAGCCACCGGGACTGGTCCCAGGTCGACACCGACGCCTTCGACCGGCTGCTGGCCGAGCTCGAGCGGCAGTTCCCGCTCCTGCACCAGCGCCTCGAGCTGACCCGCATCCCGACCCACGCGCTGCTGTTCCGCTGGCCCGGCGCGAGCAGCGAGCGGCCCGTCGTGCTGATGGCGCACCTCGACGTCGTCCCGGTCGAGGGCACCTGGCAGCACCCGCCGTTCTCCGGCGACGTCGTCGACGGCAGCATCTGGGGGCGCGGCACCCTCGACGACAAGGGCTGCGTCGCCGCGATCTGCGAGGCGGTCGAGACGCTGCTCGAGGACGGCTTCGTCCCCGCCCAGGACGTCTGGCTCTCCTTCGGCTGCAACGAGGAGGTCTCCGGCGAGGCCGCCACCCTCGCCGTCGAGGAGCTGGTGCGCCGCGGCGTGCGACCCTGGTTCGTGCTCGACGAGGGCGGTGCGGTCGCGAGCGAGGCCTTCCCCGGCGTGGCGGCGCCGATCGGCGTCGTCGGGGTCACCGAGAAGGGCGTCACCTCCCTGGAGCTGCGCGTCGAAGGCCGCGGCGGCCACGCCTCCACCCCCGCCCGGATGGGACCCACCGCCCGGATCGCGCGCGCGATCACGCGCATCGACCGGTCCCCGATGCCGGCCAGCACGCCGGAGCCGACCATCGAGCTGTTCCGCCGGATGGCGCCGCACGCACCGCTGCCGCTGCGCGCGCTGATGGCCAACGCCGGCCGCCTCGGCCCGGTGCTGACCCGGGCGCTCGTCGCGGCGGGCCCCGAGCCGGCGGCGATGACCCGCACGACGTTCGCGGTGACCACGCTCTCGGGCAGCCCGGCGCTCAACGTCGTCGCCGCGACCGCGAAGGCCGGCGTCAACATCCGGATCATGGTCGGCGACTCCGTCGCCGGCGTGCTCGAGCACGTCCGCAAGGTCGTGGCCGACGACGAGGTCCACATCGACGTCGTGGAGCAGAACGAGCCGAGCCCGGTCTCCCCGCGCGACGAGGCGTTCGCGCTCATCGAGACCACGATCGGCGAGCTGTTCCCCGACGCCGTCCCCGCGCCGTACGTGATGATGGCGGCCACCGACTCCCGCTTCTTCACCCGCATCTGCGACCGGGTCTACCGCTTCGCGCCGTTCCGGATGACCAAGGCCCAGCGCGAGTCCATCCACTCCTACGACGAGCACCTCGGCGTCGACGCGTTCCTGGACGGCGTGCGGTGGTACCGCCGCCTGGTCGAGAGGCTGCCCCGATGA
- a CDS encoding allantoate amidohydrolase, protein MVDDLERMWADLRPVGRSAASGGYLRQPWTTAEAELRAWFVEQAAARGLVVETDGVGNTVAWWGPDLPGERVVTGSHLDSVLDGGAYDGPLGVVSALAAVDLLRERGVVPQRPLGVGVLVEEEGSRFGLACLGSRLATGAVAWADVEGLVDRDGVRLGDLVPGAAEDGPSRLLAGVGTFVELHVEQGRALVDLGAAVGVASGIWPHGRWRLDVTGTADHAGTTRMEDRADPMLTYAATALAAHEQARLAAPDARATFGRVEVAPNGTNAIPSRVTAWLDARCASEEALAALVAGVSEHAASRAERDGTTVTVTPESVSGAVTFEPSVVAPVAGARRWPVLATQAGHDAGVLAAAGVRSAMLFVRNPTGVSHSPAEHAETADCLAGVEALADVLAPLVTGPATGRGTGAVR, encoded by the coding sequence GTGGTCGATGACCTCGAGCGGATGTGGGCCGACCTGCGGCCGGTGGGCCGGTCGGCGGCCTCGGGCGGGTACCTCCGCCAGCCCTGGACGACCGCCGAGGCCGAGCTGCGGGCCTGGTTCGTCGAGCAGGCCGCAGCGCGCGGCCTGGTGGTGGAGACCGACGGGGTCGGCAACACCGTCGCGTGGTGGGGCCCGGACCTGCCCGGCGAGCGGGTGGTGACCGGTTCCCACCTGGACTCGGTGCTCGACGGCGGTGCGTACGACGGCCCGCTCGGTGTGGTCTCGGCGCTGGCGGCGGTCGACCTGCTCCGCGAGCGCGGGGTCGTCCCGCAGCGGCCGCTGGGCGTCGGCGTCCTCGTCGAGGAGGAGGGCTCGCGCTTCGGCCTGGCCTGCCTGGGCTCGCGCCTGGCCACGGGCGCGGTCGCCTGGGCCGACGTCGAGGGGCTGGTCGACCGCGACGGGGTCCGGCTGGGCGACCTGGTGCCCGGGGCCGCCGAGGACGGGCCCTCGCGCCTGCTGGCCGGCGTCGGCACGTTCGTCGAGCTCCACGTCGAGCAGGGCCGTGCCCTCGTCGACCTCGGGGCAGCGGTCGGCGTCGCGAGCGGCATCTGGCCCCACGGCCGGTGGCGCCTGGACGTCACCGGCACCGCCGACCACGCCGGCACGACCCGGATGGAGGACCGCGCGGACCCGATGCTCACCTACGCCGCGACCGCCCTCGCCGCCCACGAGCAGGCGCGGCTGGCCGCGCCGGACGCCCGCGCCACCTTCGGCCGGGTCGAGGTCGCGCCGAACGGCACCAACGCGATCCCCTCCCGGGTGACCGCCTGGCTCGACGCCCGGTGCGCCTCGGAGGAGGCGCTGGCCGCGCTGGTCGCGGGCGTCTCCGAGCACGCGGCGTCGCGGGCGGAGCGGGACGGCACCACGGTGACGGTGACCCCGGAGTCGGTGTCCGGCGCGGTGACCTTCGAGCCCTCGGTGGTCGCGCCGGTCGCCGGGGCGCGGCGGTGGCCGGTGCTGGCGACGCAGGCCGGCCACGACGCCGGCGTGCTCGCCGCGGCCGGCGTGCGCAGCGCGATGCTCTTCGTGCGCAACCCGACCGGCGTCTCCCACTCGCCGGCCGAGCACGCCGAGACGGCCGACTGCCTGGCCGGCGTCGAGGCGCTGGCCGACGTGCTGGCCCCGCTCGTGACGGGTCCGGCGACCGGTCGGGGAACGGGGGCGGTCCGGTGA
- a CDS encoding MFS transporter: protein MTSAPTRLTSDPRVRGLAAIVGFLVCVELASGILQGYYTPIFTDIADHLGIQDADVNWFEAAQLIVSALVVPPLARLGDLVGHKKVLLVSTAVTALGSWVLALAPGFTTFLVGWALQGAYVVWLPLEVAIIHRRTAGTGRQALLTRRAAAVLVGALELAVIIGALTSGALVEATSMTVLLALPAVAVTLCLVVVWFGVEDVPGESPDGFAWGRFDWGGLGLVTAALGLVMAGLVVVRLDGPTSVLAWLLVLAGLATFVPFVRHEDARPDPIIDVRLLRTPGQWPVQLTAFLFGMSVLGAQIPLSTFARTDPAAAGYGLGASASFVSTLIGVYVVFMAVGAFTLPLTSRLLGARNALVCSALLVGVGYGLWLPLHDTTAQALVNMAVVGLGSGALVAALPAAAAAAAPPGRTGFATGMTNATKTVGGALASSVFAIALASTGSLDGPDEGQAPLSGYLAVWSICAVAAVLAALVLLRMPAAATERPVTSTS, encoded by the coding sequence ATGACCAGCGCCCCGACCCGGCTCACCTCCGACCCGAGGGTGCGCGGCCTGGCCGCGATCGTCGGCTTCCTCGTCTGCGTCGAGCTGGCCAGCGGGATCCTGCAGGGCTACTACACCCCGATCTTCACCGACATCGCCGACCACCTCGGGATCCAGGACGCCGACGTCAACTGGTTCGAGGCGGCCCAGCTGATCGTCTCCGCGCTCGTCGTGCCGCCGCTCGCCCGGCTCGGCGACCTGGTGGGCCACAAGAAGGTCCTGCTCGTCTCCACCGCCGTCACCGCCCTCGGCTCCTGGGTCCTCGCCCTGGCCCCGGGCTTCACGACGTTCCTCGTCGGGTGGGCGCTGCAGGGCGCGTACGTCGTGTGGCTGCCGCTCGAGGTGGCGATCATCCACCGGCGCACCGCCGGCACCGGCCGCCAGGCGCTCCTGACCCGCCGCGCCGCCGCCGTGCTCGTCGGCGCGCTCGAGCTGGCGGTCATCATCGGCGCGCTGACCTCCGGCGCGCTCGTCGAGGCGACCTCGATGACCGTCCTCCTCGCCCTGCCGGCGGTCGCGGTGACCCTGTGCCTGGTCGTGGTCTGGTTCGGGGTGGAGGACGTGCCGGGCGAGTCGCCCGACGGGTTCGCCTGGGGCCGCTTCGACTGGGGCGGGCTGGGCCTGGTCACCGCGGCGCTCGGCCTGGTGATGGCCGGCCTGGTCGTCGTCCGCCTCGACGGCCCCACCAGCGTCCTGGCGTGGCTGCTGGTGCTGGCGGGCCTGGCGACGTTCGTCCCCTTCGTGCGGCACGAGGACGCCCGCCCCGACCCGATCATCGACGTCCGCCTGCTCCGCACGCCCGGGCAGTGGCCGGTGCAGCTGACCGCCTTCCTCTTCGGGATGTCGGTGCTCGGCGCGCAGATCCCGCTCTCGACGTTCGCCCGCACCGACCCGGCGGCCGCCGGCTATGGCCTCGGCGCCAGCGCGTCGTTCGTCTCCACCCTGATCGGGGTCTACGTCGTCTTCATGGCGGTCGGCGCGTTCACGCTCCCGCTGACCTCGCGCCTGCTCGGCGCGCGCAACGCGCTCGTCTGCTCCGCGCTGCTGGTCGGCGTCGGCTACGGGCTCTGGCTGCCGCTGCACGACACCACCGCCCAGGCCCTGGTCAACATGGCGGTGGTCGGCCTCGGCTCGGGCGCGCTCGTGGCCGCGCTGCCGGCGGCCGCCGCGGCCGCGGCCCCGCCCGGGCGGACCGGCTTCGCGACCGGCATGACCAACGCGACCAAGACCGTCGGCGGGGCGCTCGCCTCCTCGGTCTTCGCGATCGCGCTGGCCTCCACCGGCTCCCTCGACGGGCCCGACGAGGGGCAGGCACCGCTGAGCGGCTACCTCGCCGTCTGGTCGATCTGCGCGGTCGCCGCCGTGCTGGCCGCCCTGGTGTTGCTCCGGATGCCCGCCGCCGCGACCGAGCGGCCGGTCACCAGCACGTCCTAG
- a CDS encoding DUF1992 domain-containing protein has protein sequence MSEPTERPEDARPTERSRVEDEAERRKRSGHSAAHARIANQASWVDQQIRVAMAKGDFDDLPGKGKPIKDLGTEHDPDWWIKRLVEREQIAVLPPSLALRKEDAELDDRLDAIAFEGDVRREVEDFNERVVRARYSLHPGPPLITMPRDVEPTVEAWRERRAARLAAQRAALAASRPEPKRRWWQRRRG, from the coding sequence GTGAGCGAGCCCACCGAGCGCCCCGAGGACGCCCGACCCACCGAGCGCTCCCGCGTCGAGGACGAGGCGGAGCGCCGCAAGCGCAGCGGCCACTCCGCCGCCCACGCCCGGATCGCCAACCAGGCCTCCTGGGTCGACCAGCAGATCCGGGTCGCGATGGCCAAGGGCGACTTCGACGACCTGCCCGGCAAGGGCAAGCCGATCAAGGACCTCGGCACCGAGCACGACCCGGACTGGTGGATCAAGCGCCTCGTCGAGCGCGAGCAGATCGCCGTCCTGCCGCCCAGCCTGGCGCTGCGCAAGGAGGACGCCGAGCTCGACGACCGGCTCGACGCCATCGCGTTCGAGGGCGACGTCCGTCGCGAGGTCGAGGACTTCAACGAGCGGGTCGTCCGCGCCCGGTACTCCCTCCACCCCGGCCCGCCGCTGATCACCATGCCGCGCGACGTCGAGCCCACCGTCGAGGCGTGGCGCGAGCGCCGGGCCGCCCGCCTCGCCGCCCAGCGCGCCGCCCTCGCCGCCTCCCGCCCCGAGCCGAAGCGGCGGTGGTGGCAGCGGCGGCGGGGCTGA
- a CDS encoding nitroreductase family protein, which yields MEFQDVVRRRRMIRRYDERPVDPAVVTRLVDNATRAPSAGFSQGWGFLVLDTPADVRRYWEATAGPEAVAAPDTWLAGMMTAPVLVVPCSSKAAYLGRYAEPDKGWTDQEESRWPVPFWHMDTAMASLLILQTAVDEGLGACFFGVPPDACPALKEAFGIPPQFDPVGAITVGHRVPDAGAPGSPARRPRKPVDEVVHRGRW from the coding sequence ATGGAGTTCCAGGACGTCGTCCGCCGCCGCCGCATGATCCGCAGGTACGACGAGCGGCCGGTCGACCCGGCCGTGGTGACCCGCCTGGTCGACAACGCCACCCGGGCGCCGAGCGCCGGGTTCAGCCAGGGCTGGGGGTTCCTGGTGCTCGACACGCCCGCGGACGTCCGCCGCTACTGGGAGGCGACCGCCGGCCCGGAAGCGGTCGCCGCGCCCGACACCTGGCTGGCCGGGATGATGACCGCGCCGGTCCTGGTCGTGCCGTGCAGCAGCAAGGCCGCCTACCTGGGCCGCTACGCCGAGCCGGACAAGGGCTGGACCGACCAGGAGGAGTCGCGCTGGCCGGTGCCGTTCTGGCACATGGACACCGCCATGGCGAGCCTGCTCATCCTGCAGACCGCGGTCGACGAGGGCCTCGGCGCCTGCTTCTTCGGCGTGCCGCCGGACGCCTGCCCGGCCCTGAAGGAGGCCTTCGGCATCCCGCCGCAGTTCGACCCGGTCGGCGCGATCACCGTCGGCCACCGGGTGCCGGACGCCGGCGCGCCGGGCTCGCCCGCGCGGCGACCGCGCAAGCCGGTCGACGAGGTGGTCCACCGCGGGCGCTGGTGA
- a CDS encoding CoA ester lyase: protein MTAASRSPKDFFRPLAVGAPTPLREIPARPSRAIHFFDPSNPKMAAKVPDMVGKVDVLLGNLEDAIKADNKEAAREGLVRIAQETADLGGRSGPTQLWTRINALDSPWALDDLTRLVPAIGDKLDVIMVPKVQGAEDIHYVDRLLAQLEAKAGLDEPILVHAILETARGVANVEEICGASPRMQGLSLGPADLAADRRMKTTRVGGGHPGYLVREDPPRLDGVANLEAGRATYQQDLWHYTIARMVDACAMHGIYPYYGPFGDISDTTACEDQFRNAFLLGCVGTWSLHPKQIAIANKVFSPSVEDVAHARRVVAAMGDGTGAVMLDGKMEDDASLKQCLVMVELAEQLAAVDPELKKQYDAIDTDPSEA, encoded by the coding sequence ATGACCGCCGCGAGCCGCAGCCCCAAGGACTTCTTCCGGCCCCTCGCCGTCGGTGCGCCGACGCCGCTGCGGGAGATCCCGGCCCGCCCCAGCCGGGCGATCCACTTCTTCGACCCCAGCAACCCGAAGATGGCCGCCAAGGTCCCCGACATGGTCGGCAAGGTCGACGTGCTGCTCGGGAACCTCGAGGACGCGATCAAGGCCGACAACAAGGAGGCAGCCCGCGAGGGCCTCGTGCGGATCGCGCAGGAGACGGCCGATCTCGGTGGGCGGAGCGGGCCGACCCAGCTCTGGACGCGGATCAACGCCCTGGACAGCCCGTGGGCGCTCGACGACCTCACCAGGCTCGTGCCGGCGATCGGCGACAAGCTCGACGTGATCATGGTCCCGAAGGTGCAGGGCGCCGAGGACATCCACTACGTCGACCGGCTGCTCGCCCAGCTGGAGGCCAAGGCCGGCCTGGACGAGCCGATCCTGGTCCACGCGATCCTCGAGACCGCGCGCGGCGTGGCGAACGTCGAGGAGATCTGCGGCGCCAGCCCGCGGATGCAGGGCCTCTCGCTCGGTCCGGCCGACCTGGCCGCGGACCGCCGGATGAAGACCACCCGCGTCGGCGGCGGCCACCCCGGCTACCTGGTCCGCGAGGACCCGCCGCGCCTCGACGGCGTGGCCAACCTCGAGGCCGGCCGGGCGACGTACCAGCAGGACCTCTGGCACTACACGATCGCCCGGATGGTCGACGCCTGCGCGATGCACGGCATCTACCCCTACTACGGGCCGTTCGGCGACATCTCCGACACGACTGCGTGCGAGGACCAGTTCCGCAACGCCTTCCTGCTCGGCTGCGTCGGCACCTGGAGCCTGCACCCCAAGCAGATCGCGATCGCCAACAAGGTCTTCAGCCCCAGCGTCGAGGACGTCGCGCACGCTCGCCGCGTCGTCGCCGCCATGGGTGACGGCACCGGCGCGGTGATGCTCGACGGGAAGATGGAGGACGACGCCTCCCTCAAGCAGTGCCTGGTGATGGTCGAGCTCGCCGAGCAGCTGGCGGCCGTCGACCCGGAGCTGAAGAAGCAGTACGACGCGATCGACACCGACCCGAGCGAGGCCTGA
- a CDS encoding peptide methionine sulfoxide reductase → MTARDLPALFDRLPEGWSEVTYAGRRYGVTRTTRVGGRQQSVYAEELGGTHVVSANLYATSAGPLLKPCEMPADVVLEFLEGWV, encoded by the coding sequence GTGACCGCTCGCGACCTCCCCGCGCTCTTCGACCGGCTGCCCGAGGGCTGGTCGGAGGTGACCTACGCCGGGCGCCGGTACGGCGTCACCCGCACCACCCGCGTCGGCGGGCGCCAGCAGAGCGTCTACGCCGAGGAGCTCGGCGGCACCCACGTCGTCAGCGCCAACCTGTACGCCACCTCCGCCGGCCCGCTCCTCAAGCCGTGCGAGATGCCGGCCGACGTGGTGCTGGAGTTCCTGGAGGGGTGGGTGTGA